A genomic region of Alnus glutinosa chromosome 11, dhAlnGlut1.1, whole genome shotgun sequence contains the following coding sequences:
- the LOC133882374 gene encoding phytosulfokines-like, whose product MSRVPLTVLETKKMSSKVSTLCMVALLLFYTLTCATARPEPVFSDATPMKTQHVDAEAEKVMEEESCEGVGEEECLQRRTLAAHLDYIYTQKHKP is encoded by the exons ATGTCTCGTGTGCCTTTGACAGTTCTAGAGACAAAGAAAATGTCGTCCAAGGTCAGCACCCTTTGCATGGTAGccctcctcctcttctacaCACTAACCTGTGCCACCGCCCGGCCGGAGCCCGTATTTTCTGACGCCACTCCGATGAAAACCCAACACGTG GATGCTGAAGCAGAGAAGGTAATGGAAGAGGAGAGCTGTGAAGGAGTTGGGGAAGAAGAGTGCTTACAGAGAAGAACACTTGCTGCTCATCTCGACTATATCTACACGCAGAAGCATAAGCCATGA
- the LOC133881540 gene encoding uncharacterized protein LOC133881540: MASSASKSAPAKKLREHLQDQQEPFSLDNYLSERRYMKRSSPNGHSVGSTNNLFRSWSYELNKGRKRILYGTKILASVISKLIPTNSQELANGIKGNKDDEDISQSIRRTQRIAETNSFFPTECLNAYLSNDSNVEELSLHSTRHHRFTHASTSMTFKFENLKVKTAADTTLHWISMEDSILLTKASQISEAPSNQVYDFETKEAPSSQSSIPCKIDAGDSIVSASLWESLINSSIVKKSHVGFAKLKGITWTASSQHLRNKRLLQQRKQLLFDSVKEALETHGRKGERDKYAQAVAHPEDMKKIIYKQTGDFTNITHKMNFDFSSTIEDWSDFQQLERKIGMKIGDAIMDEILKEMVDLFLQ, from the exons ATGGCCTCCTCTGCATCCAAGTCAGCACCTGCCAAAAAGCTAAGAGAACATCTCCAGGACCAACAAGAGCCTTTCAGCCTAGACAATTACCTTTCCGAAAGAAGGTACATGAAGAGATCGAGTCCCAATGGCCACTCTGTCGGTTCAACTAACAACCTATTCAGATCATGGAGTTATGAATTAAATAAGGGAAGAAAGAGGATCTTATATGGTACAAAAATCTTAGCATCAGTAATATCAAAGCTCATTCCCACTAACAGCCAGGAGCTAGCAAATGGCATAAAAGGCAACAAGGATGATGAAGACATTTCTCAGAGCATCAGAAGGACCCAACGGATTGCAGAAACAAATAGTTTTTTCCCAACAGAATGTTTAAATGCATATCTTTCTAATGACAGCAATGTTGAAGAACTCTCTCTGCATTCTACAAGGCATCATCGCTTTACTCATGCAAGTACTTCAATGACTTTCAAATTCGAGAATTTAAAAGTAAAG ACTGCTGCAGATACAACACTCCATTGGATAAGCATGGAAGATAGCATACTACTCACCAAAGCATCACAAATTAGCGAAGCACCATCCAACCAAG TGTATGATTTCGAAACAAAAGAAGCCCCATCAAGTCAATCCTCCATTCCATGCAAAATAGATGCAGGAGACTCCATAGTCTCGGCTTCTCTATGGGAATCACTAATAAATTCATCAATTGTGAAAAAGAGCCATGTAGGTTTTGCTAAACTAAAGGGGATAACTTGGACTGCTTCTTCTCAGCACCTGAGAAACAAAAGGCTTTTGCAGCAAAGGAAGCAACTTCTGTTTGATTCTGTTAAGGAGGCTTTAGAAACCCATGGAAGGAAGGGTGAAAGAGACAAGTATGCTCAAGCCGTCGCACATCCAGAAGATATGAAGAAAATCATCTATAAGCAGACTGGAGACTTTACAAACATTACCCACAAGATGAATTTTGATTTCTCCAGCACAATAGAAGACTGGAGTGATTTTCAGCAACTAGAAAGGAAGATAGGCATGAAGATAGGAGATGCTATCATGGATGAGATTCTCAAAGAGATGGTTGACTTATTTTTGCAGTAA